The DNA window GCCGGATTGATGGATATCTTGGGTGTAGAGGGCAACATTAATACCTCAGGCGATGCCGTCCAAAAATTAGATGTGTTTGCCAATGATCTGATGATAGAATATCTTCGAAATTCCGGCATTTGTGCAGGAGTTGCTTCGGAAGAGTTGGAAGACTTTATATCTTTTGACAACGTCAGGCCGGGTTCATCCAATTATGTGGTGGTCATTGATCCTTTGGATGGCTCCTCCAATATTGATGTGAATATATCGGTTGGGACTATTTTTGGTATTTACAGGAGGGTAACCAACGAAAGAGGTCCTTTAATTCTAGGTGATTTTTGTCAGAAGGGCACAGAGCTGGTAGCTTCCGGATATGTACTATATGGCACTTCCACCATGATGGTCTACACGTATGGTGATGGAGTGAATGGGTTTACGTACGATCGTGGTGTAGGTGAGTTTTGTCTCAGCCACCCTCAAATGAAAATTCCGGATTACGGCACACAATATTCCATCAATCAGGGTTACTATAAACAGTTTAATTCCGGAATTAAGGCCTATCTCGACGACTGCGCTGAAAAAAATTATATGCTGAGGTACATAGGATCAATGGTCGCAGATGTTCATCGTACCATTTGTTTGGGTGGCGTTTTCTTATATCCTTTGACCAAGAAAAATCCTCAGGGCAAATTAAGAATATTGTATGAATGCAATCCATTGAGTTATGTGGTAGAGCAAGCAGGCGGCGTTAGTGTAAATGAGGAAAAGCAAAGAATTATGGAAATTCCAGTTCATGAACTGCATCAAAGAAGTTCCATTATTATAGGATCTCCCAAAAATGTTCAAGAAGTTTTGGAGAAATTATAATAGCTGAGATAGCGTTTAACTTTTTTTACACTTAGATACACCCGTTTTTTTTTTGTAGA is part of the Candidatus Vicinibacter affinis genome and encodes:
- the fbp gene encoding class 1 fructose-bisphosphatase; the encoded protein is MFRRNTLDEFIVQSQQNFSDSSGEFSGLLRHLGIAAKIVNRVVNKAGLMDILGVEGNINTSGDAVQKLDVFANDLMIEYLRNSGICAGVASEELEDFISFDNVRPGSSNYVVVIDPLDGSSNIDVNISVGTIFGIYRRVTNERGPLILGDFCQKGTELVASGYVLYGTSTMMVYTYGDGVNGFTYDRGVGEFCLSHPQMKIPDYGTQYSINQGYYKQFNSGIKAYLDDCAEKNYMLRYIGSMVADVHRTICLGGVFLYPLTKKNPQGKLRILYECNPLSYVVEQAGGVSVNEEKQRIMEIPVHELHQRSSIIIGSPKNVQEVLEKL